Proteins from one Cyclopterus lumpus isolate fCycLum1 chromosome 11, fCycLum1.pri, whole genome shotgun sequence genomic window:
- the fam8a1a gene encoding protein FAM8A1 yields the protein MFERDETSPQAPATTEYCAELQQWMWQYYCWYANWQSWVALSAFPCPPPWSFPPPGTSAQTPGAPASTSGTGQQAFDTLNRYSYPHPLGYPASYPQQGGPQTEQTSATDARPSQLQNGNPPQAGREYTIPSLLQRFLAEAVDFFILFSVRTTIVLWIMHLSGMKSNLTQASCLSIAKLISNFIVEEIDENTSMEDLQKMMAVALVYRVLVCVYETICIWGADGATPGKFLLGLRVVTCDTSTLVRPNRVLVVPASKVSLSASALRALNKYFSFVFLLPVFITLLFFQHNRTGHDIVAGTIVVQRRGGR from the exons ATGTTTGAGAGGGACGAAACGTCTCCACAGGCCCCCGCGACAACGGAATACTGCGCAGAGTTGCAGCAGTGGATGTGGCAGTATTACTGTTGGTATGCCAACTGGCAGAGCTGGGTGGCTCTGTCAGCCTTCCCATGCCCTCCTCCGTGGAGTTTCCCTCCGCCGGGGACAAGCGCTCAGACACCAGGTGCACCTGCGTCGACCTCCGGAACTGGGCAGCAGGCTTTTGACACGCTGAACCGGTACAGTTACCCTCATCCCCTCGGTTACCCCGCATCCTACCCTCAACAAGGTGGCCCCCAAACGGAGCAGACCTCAGCTACTGATGCCCGGCCATCCCAGCTCCAGAACGGGAATCCACCTCAGGCAG GACGGGAGTACAccatcccctctctcctccagagGTTCCTGGCTGAGGCGGTGGACTTCTTCATCCTGTTTTCTGTGAGAACCACCATTGTTCTGTGGATCATGCATCTGAGTGGAATGAA ATCCAACCTCACACAGGCTTCATGTCTTTCCATTGCCAAATTAATTTCCAACTTCATTGTGGAGGAGATCGACGAGAACACGTCCATGGAGGACCTGCAGAAGATGATGGCTGTTGCTCTCGTCTACAGGGTACTAGTCTGCGTCTACGAG ACCATTTGTATTTGGGGCGCTGACGGTGCCACACCGGGGAAGTTCCTGCTCGGCCTGCGGGTGGTGACGTGTGACACATCCACTCTGGTCCGACCAAACCGAGTCCTTGTCGTCCCAGCATCTAAAGTCTCCCTCTCTGC CTCGGCACTGCGGGCCCTTAATAAGTACTTCTCCTTCGTGTTCCTCCTTCCCGTCTTCatcactctcctcttcttccagcACAACAGGACTGGGCATGACATTGTGGCCGGGACCATTGTTGTCCAGCGCAGAGGGGGCAGATAG
- the fabp4a gene encoding fatty acid binding protein 4a has translation MVEQFIGTWKITSSENFDDYMKAIGVGFATRQVGNRTKPNLIVSVDDDGIVCLKSQSTFKTTEIKFKLNEPFDETTADDRKTRTVVSLENGTLVQKQSWDGKETNIEREITDGKLIAKCIMGDVIAVRTYIKEA, from the exons ATGGTTGAGCAATTTATTGGGACGTGGAAGATAACTTCCAGCGAGAACTTTGATGACTACATGAAAGCAATTG GTGTGGGCTTCGCGACCCGGCAGGTGGGGAATCGGACCAAGCCCAATTTGATAGTGAGCGTGGACGATGACGGGATTGTGTGCCTGAAGTCTCAGAGCACCTTCAAAACCACCGAGATCAAGTTCAAGCTCAACGAGCCGTTCGATGAGACGACCGCAGACGACAGGAAGACCAGG ACCGTGGTGAGTCTGGAGAACGGCACGCTGGTGCAGAAACAGAGCTGGGATGGCAAAGAGACCAATATCGAGAGGGAGATCACTGATGGGAAATTGATAGCG AAATGCATAATGGGAGACGTGATTGCAGTGAGGACGTACATAAAGGAGGCGTGA
- the mrpl53 gene encoding 39S ribosomal protein L53, mitochondrial, which produces MAASGKATVVLKAVKKITVQFCPFESNVRSTREFLVMVGSEKARSTNINCEVIPLVKHDKSAPVVDITYLDGDKLVLKGANLTSSEMLNAFQSLCTDKDLQAKAAAAKK; this is translated from the exons ATGGCGGCTTCCGGCAAAGCGACCGTGGTTTTGAAGGCTGTGAAGAAAATAACGGTTCAGTTTTGTCCATTTGAGTCTAACGTCCGGTCCACGCG GGAGTTTCTGGTGATGGTGGGCTCGGAGAAGGCCAGGTCTACCAACATAAACTGTGAGGTGATACCGTTGGTGAAGCACGACAAGTCTGCACCCGTAGTGGATATCACTTACT TAGATGGAGACAAGCTGGTGTTGAAGGGAGCAAACTTGACCAGCAGCGAGATGCTGAATGCATTTCAGTCACTGTGCACGGACAAGGACCTGCAggcaaaagcagcagcagcgaagAAATAA